The DNA region GTCAAGTGGTGCGCGTCGTCGACGGCGACACGCTCGTGCTCGCCCCCAACGAAAAAGTCCGTCTGATCGGGGTCGACACCCCGGAAACCGTCCACCCCAACAAGGCCGTCCAGTGCTTCGGCAAAGACGCCAAAGCCTTTGCCCGCGCTCTTTTGGAAAACCAGACCGTGCGCTTAGTGTTCGACGAGCGCTACACAAAACAAAACCACAAAGACAAATTTGGCCGGACGTTGGGCTACGTTTATTTGGCCGACGGCCGCATGCTAAACGCCGAGCTGATCCGTCAAG from Deltaproteobacteria bacterium includes:
- a CDS encoding nuclease, which codes for MDVPRRMAVELKKLVLGGWLAAFVSACAVTNEAPVSYPRKEVAAVGGDLRQVVRVVDGDTLVLAPNEKVRLIGVDTPETVHPNKAVQCFGKDAKAFARALLENQTVRLVFDERYTKQNHKDKFGRTLGYVYLADGRMLNAELIRQGYAHAYTRFPFHYLAEFRDLEREARQSGAGLWSFCPLS